From the Helianthus annuus cultivar XRQ/B chromosome 17, HanXRQr2.0-SUNRISE, whole genome shotgun sequence genome, the window ACCCTTCAAATTGTATTTAGTGTGTATACGGTGTggttaatataaaaataaaaatataaataaaaggtAGAAAGATTCGGTATATGAtacataatataaaaataaaaaaaaggtagAAAGATTCGGTAGGAAACCCCGCATGTTGTATTTTACTTAATGTAGTTTGTTATCGGTATGAAACCCCACATGTTTTGTATTTTACTTAATGTAGTTCCATGTGTTATTATATGGAATGAATACAATTATTTCTTTGGGATTATGGTACAAAAAAGTGGTTTGGTTCAACTCATTTCTTTATAAGTGCTTTGGCTTAACCGGTACCGTATCGCATAGCATAGGGGTGCACATGTAAAGGAAAGGAAGGAGGCGCCCCATGGAAAAAAGAAGTGTTACTTTACGGCAGATAACGTTTAAAAacatgtcttttaatttcaacattGGTACCGCATAGTATTGACACCAAATTTTAACTTATTTCTTTAAACACTTAATAACGTTTGAAAACAtgtcttttaatttatttaatgaCAGAATTAGATTATAAATTGATTTTTTGTGACCGGGAAGTTCCCGGGTTAAAAAGATTCACAACTACATggtatatttttattaattaatatatatagatgtatatttattttttagatatAAAGATTCACAACCCGGGAGTATtcccgggttataacctagttattatatatatacaaatatggtAGCTCTTAGCTACAGTGTAATAATTGGACAACATAGTGAGATTAATTACAATTCTACCACCGAGACTTTAGTCACCAACAACCTCTTCACCACCTAGCCGTTAATTgtatttcgttttttttttcaagtttagTTTACTCCCCTTTAGTTTTAATTATTGTTAGATTAGTTTACTCCCTTTAAGTTTTAATATTTTCATTTTGGCTATCtattttctaaaactttttaACCTTTTAATTTTCTAATAAACGGTTGTATAATTGCGAGTTCGTCTACGTTATGGGTCATGTGAGTTACTTGGTGTTATAAATTAATGCTTTTCTTTTACGTTTTTTTTCCAGCTTTGGTCGTTGTTGGCTAGCTACATAGCACGcttctaccccccccccccccaatgttGAGAGCACACTTTTACTCCCCGCAATGCGGGGCCTTATAACTAGTTATATATATTAATAGAAAGTGACCATGAATAGTGTTTTAAAATTATTTTAATATTGTTTgtttttaataattaattattttattaatatagtTTTAATTGCTtctgtatttttttttcttttatagcTATTAAGATACTTATATAGTTTTGAGTATGTTGTTGTGACGTGCCTAAAATTTTCTATGTATTGATACATTTTTTTCCCGAAACTGAGTTATGAGTGGTAAAGCTTAAGTAATCGAAGCACAAACGTACATGTTATTAAACCTAACTCAcatttagttttttatatataaattgacATTACTTTTTTCATTATTCTAATAATACAATGTAATACTTTATAAAGTTCCGAACATATGCGACATGTTTATTTTTGTCTTCGTTCTACTAAAAGTTTTGTTCAAAATTAAACGGATcaatataatttatttttaatttgttCTTTACCGTGATCAACCGAACAAATACCGTGCGAAACTTGGATATTGGTATATAGTATCTTTTTATATTATAAACTATAGCGAGTATGAATATCATACTAGTACCTTTAGGAACCGAACTTATACCATTTGTTCTTTACCATGACGAATTGAATTGATACCGTACGAACAACTTCAATGGTAGTATAGAGTTTTTTTAATTATCATAAACTATAGCGAGTATTGATACCACGTCAATTCCAACCGAACATCAGTACTGGTATCGGTACCATCGGAATAAATACTGATATTCATTTCGGAAGACATTGCTCATATTcgttttttatggttttcgatttATGTAAAATATTCGTCGATATCCTTTTGGGAATAGAACGACTTTATTTTTGGGTTTAACTTTCGATTGTTATAACGAGTGTTAGTATCGTACCGATATGTTGTTCAAACATTTTCAATTTGGTTTAGTACGATAGCGGCACCTGCCGCGAAGCGCGGGAGAACCTACCTAGTTTCAGATTAATAAGGAATCAAAATATTTTCATATCCCAAATCTATACAAAGAGTTTTGTAGCTTTCAACATGCAATTACTCTTGTATTTCATTTATGGACACACCTTTTTCCCTCAAATGAAAGCCCTTGCATGTTCCATCATTTCATCAACCATCTTTGGAATAGGGTCATCTAAccttttttttaatatagttGCTTGTTTCTAACTTCATGCATAAATCCAAATGTctccattgtttcatcatttccCATATGATATAACTTGTGCAAAATAATTTTGTGGTCTGAGACAAAACCCAATAAAAGCATATAAAGAAAAATGAAAGGGTATTCACGTCCAAGTAAGTTCTTGAAACCAATTTGGTGCTGGTGACTTAACCGTTTAGgaagaaaaataaaaatgaacTCCTTCAAGTTTTTCCAAGGTTGGAGAACccgctagtcgctagtcggctggtgaggtggggactagcgacGACTCGGGATTACtcaggattaatcggatcgggtttttatatgtaattttcagttttatgtttacatatacacatttttataggtcAATATTTTAAGTAGCTAATTTTAACTCTTATTCAACTCATATTTTTAAGTATAtaagattaattgttggaattcacatGTATTGGTTGGAAACTGACCGGAATTTAGAGGATTTGGCTAGAATATACAAGTTTTTTTGCCGGAATTTGGCCAGAATCACCGATTTTTGGTTGGCCGACTAGATCCGACTAGGCCCCACTAAgtccgactaggccgactagccATTAATGGACTGATTAATGAAAAATTACTCAGTTTTACtgaccgactagcgattaatcgccgactagtcgCGATTTTCACAACGAGTTTTTCTTCTCTTATTTTAACCAAGAAAACAAATGCAACTGTATACTTATCATCATAAATTCAAAATACTCAACTAAGTTAATATGAATAGATATTATCAATTTACAAAGAAAGAATATCTGAATTTGTTCTTCATGGAATTTTCAAAGCATCATAGCTTTGAATTCATCAAAGCTAAGCACTCCATCACCATTAAGATCAAACTGACGAATCATCCCAACACACTCATCAACACTAGTTGACTCACCGAGTCGACTCAGCATCCGCTTCAAACTCTTTGGAGTGATGCAATGGGTTCCCTCCATTTCATACATTTTGAAAGCCTTTTTCAAATCCTCAAGTTTCTCCTCTTCCTTATCGCTTTCCACTAAACTAATAAAATCCTCAAACCCTAATTGTCCCTCACTTCCATATAACGATTCGATCACAACCTGTACCTCTTCGATTAAAATGTCGTCGTGGTCTATCAATCCGATACAACGTTGCAACTCTGAGGGAGAGATCATGCCATTGCCATCTTCATCCAAGTGATCGAATACGCGTTTGTAATCGCTTGATTtgttcatgatttttaaagaTTAACAAATTGataaaagatgatgatgatgattattcgAAGagtatgattatatagatatggaTTTTACGCGTGAGTAGTCCTAGCTTTGAATTCTGCATGTTCCATGTTGATGCTGAAACGAAAGGAAATTGAAGTTGTGTGTGTAATTTTCCAGAAGTTGTTACACGGAATTAATGGCTAGGTGAGGAAACTGCAAGGAAAGACCATGATGTGCTTTATGTTTTCtagattttttattaaaaataataataacaatagtttttttttttttgaaaggcgaatttcattaaaacacaaacCCGTGCTACCGATCTCTAAGAACGAGATCAAAAAGCCGCGGAAAAGATTACATCAACGGAAAATCAAACATACACCAATTTCTCCAAGCTATCGAACCCCCCTTATGTCTACTCTTAAACCAAAGATACGCCAAAGACTTGACATCCGAGACAATATGCACCACGTTAATAACTAAACCGTTAAAAACCTTTTCGTTCCTAGCCTTCCAAATTTGCCAACAAGCAATAGCAATGATGCCGCGTAGAATCTCCTTCTTCTTGTTTGTGTAAGGCAAATCGTCAATAGCATGGATCACATCAGAAAACGAGAAAACAAAGAACCGAGGGACCTTGCACCATGATCCGATAGCGTCCCACACACCACAAGCAACCCTACAACCGGAGAACAAATGATCCACCGTCTCTTCTACTTCACTGCATAAGGCACACGCACCATCTCCAACATTAATGTTACGATACCGAAGAGCTTCCTTGGTAGCAAGCCTATCCAAGCTAGCTCTCCACATGAAAATATTACATTTACCCGGCACCCACGTACACCATTTATATGTCAGATTATTAACGGATTGGTTGCTTCCTTTCATCCATCTCCGAGCTTCTTTAACCGAGTAACCTTCTCCCGGATCATGAGACCACACCCAATAATCCTCGCGGGTACTAAGCACGACACTAGAGAGATAACGGTGGCACTGAATGAGCTCCTCAATTTCCAACTCGCTACTCGGAAATCGCTTCCAGTTCCAGCCTATCGTGCCAGAACCGATACCTTCAGGAATACGATCAGCAACTGTGCAACGCTTATTGCCATCCAAACGGAACAACCTAGGAAATCTGAACTTTAACGGCTCCATGGTGAGCCATGGATCAATCCAGAATTTGAGAGTCGAACCGTCACCCAccaccccttttatcgaattaaCAAACCCATTACCGTCAACTCTAAGGTTATAACCAGCTCTGACTAACCTGGACCATGCACCGGCAAATCGGTTATTACATTGGATAGTCTCCCATCTTCTGCTAGATCCGTGTATAGCGTCCACCACCTTTCTCCACAACGCTCCGTCCTCCATGCGATACCTCCATAACCACTTAAGCAACAACGCATAATTATTATCCTCCAACTTAGCTAACCCCAACCCTCCATCTTTAATACTCTTCGTCACTCTATCCCAAGCAACCCagtgtattttatttttttcatcaCATCCACCCCATAAAAACCTCTTTATAATGATCTCCAACTTGTTAATGACCGTAACCGGAGCCTTGTACAAAGAAAAGTAATACGTCGGAAGACTCTCCAATACCGCCTTGATAAGAGTCACCCTACCCGCCATCGAAACCACAGTGGCCTTCCACGAAGACAAGCGCTTTTTAAAGGTATCAACAATCACATCCCAATTAGATATACGATTCATGTTTGCTCCAACGATAATGCCCAAATATCTAAATGGAAAGGCCCCCGGATTACAACCCATTCCCCTAGCGCCAAAATCAATGTCCTCCGTACTTTTACCAATCCCGAACAAATTAGATTTGTGCAAGTTTATTCGAAGGCCCGAGCACATATGAAAAATTCGGAGAATCCTCTTCAAAGCATTTAAATTTCCTTGAGACCATTCACCCATTACTAAAGCATCGTCGGCGTATAGTAGGTGTGAAATAATATTGTCATCATTATTCAACCGCACGCCTTGAAACAAACCTTTCTCGCACGCCATTCTAATCAAAGACGACAAACCCTCCATAACAATCAAGAAAAGAAATGGAGATATGGGGTCACCTTGTCTAATACCTTTTTCGCAATTAAACTCAAAGGTAGGCGACCCGTTCACAAGCACCGAAGAACGAGCCGAGCCAAGAACGCCTTGTATCCAATTACACCATCTATTCGGAAAGTTCATTTGCTTCATAACGGAAATCAAGAACCCCCAGTTAACGTTATCGTAGGCTTTCTCGAAATCAattttgaagaagaatatctcttTCCCCGTCTTTTTTGCCCAAGCAAAAACCTCATTAATAATAAGCGGTCCGTCAAGAATGAATCTCCCAGACAAAAAAGCCGATTGCGTCTCGTGAATAATATTACCCATCACCTTTTTTAGACGATTAGCAAGGACTTTAGAAATCACTTTACTAATCATTCCAATCAAGGTGATAGGTCGGTACTCGTTCAGGCCCACCGGATCTTTAACTTTAGGAATAAGCGTTATAAAAGAAGATCCCGCTCCACGATCAATATGGCCTGTCTCAAAAAATTCCTGCAAAACTTTAACAAAATCATTAACAAAAAGCGGCCAAAACTTCTTTATAAACCGGAAGTTAAAACCATCCGGACCCGGAGCCTTATCGCTCCCGCAATCGAACACCGCCGCTTTAATCTCTGCTTCATTAAACGCCTCCACCAAGCTTTCGGCTTCAAGGTCTGACAACCTTTTGATCCCGTGACCCTCCAACATCGGCCGAACGGCCGTATCCTCAATGAAGCGATTCTTAAAAAACTTATAAACTTCTTTTTTCACTTCG encodes:
- the LOC110874300 gene encoding putative calcium-binding protein CML23 — encoded protein: MNKSSDYKRVFDHLDEDGNGMISPSELQRCIGLIDHDDILIEEVQVVIESLYGSEGQLGFEDFISLVESDKEEEKLEDLKKAFKMYEMEGTHCITPKSLKRMLSRLGESTSVDECVGMIRQFDLNGDGVLSFDEFKAMML